Proteins from a single region of Harpia harpyja isolate bHarHar1 chromosome 14, bHarHar1 primary haplotype, whole genome shotgun sequence:
- the MESD gene encoding LRP chaperone MESD has protein sequence MAAAAGWALLGLALWLCAAAGAGEPEGKRRAGPAKKKDIRDYNDADMARLLEQWEKDDDIEEGDLPEHKRPPAPIDFSKIDPGKPESILKLTKKGKTLMMFVTVSGNPTEKETEEITSLWQGSLFNANYDVQRFIVGSNRAIFMLRDGGYAWEIKDFLINQERCADVTLEGQVYPGKGAEENEKVKNKTKPEKAKKKKDADKKSNSIKEDNRATKQREDL, from the exons atggcggcggccgccggctgGGCCCTGCTGGGCCTGGCGCTGTGGCTGtgcgcggcggccggggccggcgagCCGGAGGGGAAGCGGCGAGCGGGGCCGGCCAAGAAGAAGGACATTCGGGACTACAACGACGCGGAcatggctcggctgctggagcagtgggag aAAGATGACGACATTGAAGAAGGGGATCTTCCCGAACACAAGAGGCCTCCAGCACCAATAGATTTCTCAAAAATTGATCCAGGCAAGCCTGAAAGTATCCTGAAGCTGACGAAAAAGGGGAAGACTTTGATGATGTTTGTCACAGTGTCGGGAAATCCCACAGAAAAGGAGACTGAAGAAATTACTAGCTTGTGGCAGGGCAGTCTCTTCAATGCAAACTATGACGTGCAAAG GTTTATCGTTGGCTCAAATCGTGCCATCTTTATGTTACGTGATGGTGGTTATGCCTGGGAGATCAAAGACTTTCTGATAAACCAAGAAAGGTGTGCGGATGTTACTCTGGAAGGTCAGGTTTATCCTGgcaaaggagcagaagaaaatgagaaagtgaaaaacaaaacaaaacctgaaaaagcaaagaagaaaaaagatgcagacaAGAAATCTAATAGCATCAAAGAGGACAACCGAGCAACCAAACAGAGAGAGGATCTATGA